In the genome of Fusarium poae strain DAOMC 252244 chromosome 1, whole genome shotgun sequence, the window TTAATAGGATGATGACAGTTTTGAGACGCGTCACAGAAGTCCTTCGGCGAGAACTAATAGTAAAGACGTATTTAAAATACCTAAAGTTAGACGATGGATGATTAACAACAAAGCTTCAGCCTTGCGATGGCATTGAAGGTGCTAAGATAATTGAGCCAGTGAGCCAATGATATTCGCGAGTGAAGATGACTAAGGGTTTACATGCCGATGATGCACCCCCCCGCCGCCCGCTTTGATTCCAACTTGAAAGAAGTCACATTGTcaacctccaacattcaCACCTTCGATCTTCTCACCAACTATAGATATCCCTACAACAAAACCCTGCATACTGTCAAAAAAAAACCCATCGGTAGTACAGTAAATATgtcagaagaagaaagagaactctTGGCTCGCATCGGTCAACTTGCAGGTTTGTGCCCTATGTTGTATTCTAAATGCAATTTACTGACGACTTCAAAGGCCAGATCAACCGTCACAAGAACGGGCAAACAGGTCCTCGGTTTCCGCCCAACTCTCATCCTGCCCACCATCGCCGTATGTTGCGATCCCAGTCTCAAAACAAGAGAATCGCTAACGCCCACAAGACAACTCGTATCGGCATGCAAGCTCGCCGTACCCGGCTCGCCACAATCGGATTGGGCGACCACCCACTGCGCATCAGCATAAAACGCTTCATTTGAACGCCGATAGCTCTAATGCATCCCGGTCTGCCAGCAGCGGTGCCGAGACACCACCAGGCTGGGTTTCCAGAAACGATCGTCATCGTCAGCTCATCAACGCAAATGTCTACGAAAGAGACACGCAGAATCGAGCGAAAGCCATTGAACAGACACACCAGAATAAGATTAATGGATATCGTCAGCACGAAAAGACAAAGTTTAACGAATTCTTGAAACACCAGGCCGGCGCCTCAAGCGCGCAGACTAACCATACAGGTCAAAACGAGCTCACCGTCGAAGGTGTCCGATTTCGCGTTATGGATGGCGGAAAGAAGCTTGTCAAAATTCCTGGTATGTGTAAAGCCCCATGTCGTGTCGACCTTCGTACCTTACCTGTCGCAGATGCTCCCAACTCGTCCTATCGAACTCCCAAGACTGCTATTATTGCTGGGGTTAAGTTTTACCGAACAAAGACAGGAAACCTCGTGGCGAATCGCGTTGTTAATGACCAGCGGTACGTAACGTCCCTCCATGGGGCGAAGTTGCTGACAGTCTTTAGGCGATCGGGCGCGGTCAAGAAGATTAATCAACTTTGTAAAATCTTCTCAACGACTGGTATTTCCTCTTTCTATGACTGGAGTGGTCCACGCCTCCATCATCCAAACTGGCCTAGTGGCCATGGGACAAAACTAACATTTAATTTTTACCAGGTTCATGCACTAAAGGCCCTCAGTGTCGCTACATTCACGATCCCAACAAGGttgctctctgtaaagaTATCCTGAAAGACGGACAATGTGTCAACGGCGAGTTCTGTGATCTTTCCCATGACATGACTCCCGAGCGCACCCCCAACTGCTTGCACTTCGCCAAAGGCCATTGCGCCAAGGATGATTGTCCTTATACTCACTCCAGAGCGTCCCCAGCTGCTCCAGTGTGCCGAAGCTTTGGCTTCAATGGCTATTGCGAGAAAGGGTCAGGTTGTACTGAGCGTCACGTTTTTGAGTGTCCTGACTTTAGCAATACCGGCCGATGTAAGATCAAGGGGTGCAAACTCCCGCATCGTGAGAGGGCAAGCGTCCTTCGAAACAGAACCAATGCCGACGGCGAGCCTCTTGGAGATATTTCAAGTGatgacgaagctgcagattctgatgatgttgattcAGATGAAGTTGCCGAGTTCATCGACGCAGATTCGGATGTTTCCGACTTTGAAGAACAGAAGGATTTCCTATCGATTTAGATCCAAGTCAAGTCGTGGCGTCTGTTGCCAACAGGCATGCCATTCCGGCTTTCAACATGTTGCATTATCCGGCGTCTGGAGCATGGATGGGTTTTGGTAAATGCACTCGAGATACCCGTGACTTATCGGCGTCTTACAAGGTTTTGGCTATGCCATACCATGAACATGAGAAGAACAAagcaggggaataagaaaagggagagagaaaaaaagacgatgaagaagaaacaaagaaaaagagagaaaaaagcctACTTCACAAAGCAGTCCTCCAGATAGATTAGGTTGTAAATGAAAGAGTTTTCTATTGAACGTGAGAACCACGGGTGAACATGATGGCTTACTGAATGATATACTGTTTATATATACTGCTAATATCTAGGAAAATATTGaaacatacctacctagttcATAAAGGTGATCTAGGTGAGCGTCACAGATCAAGGGTGATCAAAGCTTGAGCAAGACCAATGCTGAGGCTGACCAACTGGCCTCTATCGCCTGGATCACCCCTAGTCAATTACTATCTAGAATAGGTAACTACTTACCAGGTAGCATATAGCCCAGGTAGGTTAGTATTCAGTGAAAGTGCCCTCATATCAACTCTAAAAATAGCGAGCGTAAGTAACATGAACGCAAGAACAAAGATGTAAAGCAAAGAGTGCACCGATTTGGTATCGGATTGGTGTTTTTTCTCATTTGTTACTTCAATATAGAAACCATTAACCAGTATTTGAAATAATTCAGAGTTTCTGGTCCTGCTCTGAATAAGAAAAGAATCAACATTGGTTGGAATTAgtttatcatcatcgtcttaaCCACTATACGCGGTTTAAGAGGGAAAGACCCCGAGGAAAGAGGCTTAGATGAAAGATATCATCTACTTTGGCGGAGGCTTTACACTGCCTCATTGACGACCTGCTGTCAGCATCAGGATCAGGGTCATGTACTCTGTGTGCATACATGGCTTACCCTGTACCAGTGAAGGAGCTCACCTGTTCGTTCCGCTAACTGCCTAGGTCGCACGGTTGGTATGAAGCCAGAGCCAAGTACATATCTTCCTGTCAATCTCCATATTACAGTACATAACAAATTGCGAAAATGGGTATACGCGATattctcaagaagaaggacgacCTTTCGACAGGTGAATCTGCTCAGAAAGAGACGGTCGACCGTCTGGCAGCTCCCGAGTTTACAATCATCCGCTCCGATACCTCGACCCAAGAGCGCATCTACCCGCCGTCTATGAAGTCCTTTGACAATCTGCGCCTTGCAGCCCAAGACcctaaaggaaaagaaaagcccCGGCGGTCCCTCGACGTCTTCCGCTCCGGCCGTTCACGATCCGGGTCTGAATCGAGCCAGACCAAGAAGGAGAGCGGCGCCCGTCGTCTGTCGCATCGTCTACACCTGAGCCGTGCTCCTCCGTCGTCCGAGAATGTCCCCGAGAACCTACCAGATATCGTCACGTCGAGCGACGGTGCAGACGAGCTGCAATGGGAGAAGCGCGCGACCATGCTAGCGGGACAGAACAACCGTGTCAGGACCGCCAGCCGGCCAGGGACCCCCTCGGACAGCGGTAGGAGCGAAGGGCGTGAGGTCTCGTTGCAGAAGATCGATGAGGATATCCAAGAGGCCATTCGCCTGCATGAAGCAGGCAACTTGGAGCTGTCGACGCGCATGTTTGGACGACTGGCTGATCCTCAAGGCGCCAACAACCCATTGAGTCAAGTCCTATATGGTCTTGCTTTAAGGTGAGAACAGTGGATGCGAGGTGAAGTTTCCAACGTCTCGGGTAGAACGTTTGGGTCAGTTATCTACAGGGTTTGAAGTATTGCGAAACGCCCAAAACCTAAAACCCTGCAGTGACGCCCCCAAGCATCGACCCATTGTCATCACATGTTGAATGAAGCAAATGCAGAATAAAACATCACGAAACTAACACAGGCTTATCTTGTACAGACACGGATGGGGTTGCGCACCAGATCCAGAGGGCGCCGTCAAGTATCTATCGGCTGCAGCCTCCAATTCCGCTTCCATTGAGCAAATGGCTCTCCAAGCCGGCATGAAGAAGGGCGGAGCTGCCAAGGGAGAACTTGTTCTGGCCATCTTTGAGCTGGCAAACTGCTTCAGGCATGGTTGGGGTATCGACAAAGACGCCTACGCCGCCAAGCAGGTAGGTTTAGCTCTCATGTATCGCGAGAGTGGCATTGGAAGCTGATTATTGGCCTACAATGTAGTATTATGAGACTGCAGCGAATTTAGGAGACACTGGTAAGTTGTACAGTACACTAGACACGAACAGACCGAGCCTAACCATACGATAGATGCCATGAACGAGATTGCTTGGTGTTACGTTGAAGGCTTCGGGTGTAAGAAAGACAAGGTACGTTGCACCGTCAGCCATCTATTCACCATAGACTGTCTAGCCGGTCATGAAGATGTCTGTACATGAGTCGTGCCAAAAGCCTTCAAACCCGAGGAATAGTGATTCTCGGTGAGACTGGCTTACTTGATTCGCTCGACAAACTCTCGCTGCCCAATATCGTGCATACAAACTCAGGCATCGACAGTTTGCTCCAGCAGTGCAAATCACCTCTCAGAGCTTCCTTGGACCGACAGAAGCCCTCATCCCCCACATACAAAGTATGACATATCATATGAGGCTGATGACTTGTACAGTTCGCAGCAGCCCGGTATTATCGACTGGCCGAGAAGGCCGGCAACAAGACACTAGGGAACTCTTGGTACGTTCAAAAATATCCACACGGCTTCAACGGCCCATCATCTCCATCTGCACCTCTCTATGCAACAACTGCTTTGTGGCGGTCTGTTGGCTTGATAGGTTCTCGTCCACCTCGCGCTGCTCAGGGGACCACAGAAGCTGGTGCGACGAGTGGCGGTCTATCAATTGGCGTTGAGATCTAAACTCATGCGACGTACGATCTGTAGTAGGGGACAAAGTACACTGACTCAAACATTGTGCATTAGGATCTGGAAGGAAAAGTACGACCCTCCGGGCGAGGGCAGCCGCAAGTAGTGCGGAGGAGGCAGCCATGTGCGACTTTACCCAGGAGGTGCATCTCCGCGATCTGATGCTGTGTAAGTCAATTTCactgaggagaaggaggataCAGCTTTGTGATGGGCTGTTGGGAAGGGTCTCGGCTTGTCACTGGGCGATCAGATATTGTTTGTAAGCGTATTGGATATGTCGCGTTCTTATAAGCTATTGATTTTTACTTGTATATAGTCTTAGATATGTGTTGCCCAAGCCCCAATACAACTGGGTAGAACAAGCTGCGGAAACTTGTGTGTGCTTGTGTTTCGCCAAGATGCTATTTATTGAGTAGATACATAGAGTACAAGACGCCTTTTTTACTTCTGTGGTTGGTTGTACGTATTGAAGCACACTGTCGCATAGAAAGAAGCTTTGTGTGTGTAGACTATTTATTGAGTTACTACTTCAACATCTTGTGATAACCTGTTGTtgtctcttctctctttacCTCGGCTCTCACACTAAACGCCCTCGTGATGAAGAATCTTACCTGAGCTACCGTTGATGCCCAACTCTACCGAGCAATGAGCTTTGTTGTTCTTATTGGACGTTGTTACTAAGATATGCGGCCTGTAAATGCGGCCGGGTCGGGTCGGGGCCCGCATGGATGACGATGAACCGTGCGACGGCGTGCGTATCACATCACGTTCGATCGATTCGTCGTTATAAAATGTTAATGAACCGATATGGCAGAGACGGAAAAGGACGAGAATGAGGTCATGAGCATGATATGACCTTAACAAAACCGTCTCAGAGATGGGGACTCGGCCGTTAAAATGCATCCTGATTGGGAGACAGAGAATATCAGACTTTGGCACAGGACGGGTACAGAATTGTTAGTCTCTGTTAACCGCTGCCATACTCAATATCATATCTCATCTGAATATTGAGGCCGTGATATCAACCCAGTGATGCATTCATCAACAAAGTAAAGAGGGTTGCCATCACTTCAGCTCAACGTCCTGCAATGTCATGCAATGTAGAGTACGGCAGCTAGAT includes:
- a CDS encoding hypothetical protein (BUSCO:32080at5125), with amino-acid sequence MHPPAARFDSNLKEVTLSTSNIHTFDLLTNYRYPYNKTLHTVKKKPIGSTVNMSEEERELLARIGQLAGQINRHKNGQTGPRFPPNSHPAHHRHNSYRHASSPYPARHNRIGRPPTAHQHKTLHLNADSSNASRSASSGAETPPGWVSRNDRHRQLINANVYERDTQNRAKAIEQTHQNKINGYRQHEKTKFNEFLKHQAGASSAQTNHTGQNELTVEGVRFRVMDGGKKLVKIPDAPNSSYRTPKTAIIAGVKFYRTKTGNLVANRVVNDQRRSGAVKKINQLCKIFSTTGSCTKGPQCRYIHDPNKVALCKDILKDGQCVNGEFCDLSHDMTPERTPNCLHFAKGHCAKDDCPYTHSRASPAAPVCRSFGFNGYCEKGSGCTERHVFECPDFSNTGRCKIKGCKLPHRERASVLRNRTNADGEPLGDISSDDEAADSDDVDSDEVAEFIDADSDVSDFEEQKDFLSI
- a CDS encoding hypothetical protein (BUSCO:46847at5125), which codes for MGIRDILKKKDDLSTGESAQKETVDRLAAPEFTIIRSDTSTQERIYPPSMKSFDNLRLAAQDPKGKEKPRRSLDVFRSGRSRSGSESSQTKKESGARRLSHRLHLSRAPPSSENVPENLPDIVTSSDGADELQWEKRATMLAGQNNRVRTASRPGTPSDSGRSEGREVSLQKIDEDIQEAIRLHEAGNLELSTRMFGRLADPQGANNPLSQVLYGLALRHGWGCAPDPEGAVKYLSAAASNSASIEQMALQAGMKKGGAAKGELVLAIFELANCFRHGWGIDKDAYAAKQYYETAANLGDTDAMNEIAWCYVEGFGCKKDKFAAARYYRLAEKAGNKTLGNSWIWKEKYDPPGEGSRK